In Janibacter alkaliphilus, the following proteins share a genomic window:
- a CDS encoding MarR family winged helix-turn-helix transcriptional regulator — protein MQSNPPEVGVSLTDTLGRVFTQLSRAISRHAEQPGAMHRTDYGILVHLETVEADRLSDVAAVEGRDASTVSRRFKALTDAGLVARTPDPDDRRATLVAITDPGRAALQVERRARTRIITDALGDWSPQEIDDLERVFARLAVSLAEYNGCTPSAARTVTTEQPTTSERRPA, from the coding sequence ATGCAATCAAATCCCCCTGAGGTCGGCGTCAGCCTGACCGACACCCTCGGGCGGGTCTTCACCCAGCTCTCCCGTGCGATCTCCCGGCACGCCGAGCAGCCCGGGGCGATGCACCGCACCGACTACGGCATCCTCGTCCACCTCGAGACCGTCGAGGCCGACCGGCTCAGCGACGTCGCCGCCGTCGAGGGGCGTGACGCCTCCACCGTCAGCCGCCGCTTCAAGGCGCTCACCGACGCCGGGCTGGTGGCCCGCACCCCGGACCCGGACGACCGCCGCGCCACCCTCGTGGCCATCACCGACCCGGGCCGCGCCGCCCTGCAGGTCGAGCGCCGCGCCCGCACCCGGATCATCACCGACGCCCTCGGCGACTGGTCACCGCAGGAGATCGACGACCTCGAGCGGGTCTTCGCCCGCCTGGCCGTCTCGCTGGCCGAGTACAACGGCTGCACCCCGTCGGCCGCCCGCACCGTGACCACCGAGCAGCCCACGACCAGCGAGCGGAGGCCCGCATGA
- a CDS encoding SDR family oxidoreductase: protein MTHGTIVITGASSGLGAEMARQFAALGYDLALCARRTDRLDGLQAEIAAAHPGRRVEIYALDVTDDDAVIAVTKKIAADLGGIDKFVVNAGLGKGAPVGKGSHYANKETLTTNVLGAFVQAEAAMQVFREQKRGHLVIISSVTSVRGFPSSMTAYASSKAAVASMGEGIRSEMMGKPDLDIDVSVICPGYIRSEMNEKVEQKVKFMVDTEPGVRSMVEAIEARKAHAFVPAKPWAALGRVMQVAPLKVVRKLM from the coding sequence ATGACTCACGGAACCATCGTCATCACCGGTGCCAGCTCGGGTCTGGGGGCCGAGATGGCCCGCCAGTTCGCCGCGCTCGGCTACGACCTCGCGCTGTGCGCCCGACGCACCGACCGGCTCGACGGCCTGCAGGCCGAGATCGCCGCGGCGCACCCGGGTCGGCGGGTGGAGATCTACGCCCTCGACGTCACCGACGACGACGCGGTCATCGCGGTGACCAAGAAGATCGCGGCCGACCTCGGCGGGATCGACAAGTTCGTCGTCAACGCCGGCCTCGGCAAGGGCGCGCCGGTCGGCAAGGGCAGCCACTACGCCAACAAGGAGACGCTGACCACCAACGTGCTCGGCGCCTTCGTCCAGGCCGAGGCGGCGATGCAGGTCTTCCGCGAGCAGAAGCGAGGCCACCTGGTGATCATCAGCTCGGTGACCTCGGTGCGCGGCTTCCCCAGCTCGATGACCGCCTACGCCTCGAGCAAGGCGGCCGTGGCGAGCATGGGCGAAGGCATCCGCAGCGAGATGATGGGCAAGCCCGACCTGGACATCGACGTCTCGGTCATCTGCCCGGGCTACATCCGCTCGGAGATGAACGAGAAGGTCGAGCAGAAGGTGAAGTTCATGGTCGACACCGAGCCGGGGGTGCGCTCGATGGTCGAGGCGATCGAGGCCCGCAAGGCGCACGCCTTCGTCCCGGCCAAGCCCTGGGCCGCTCTCGGTCGGGTCATGCAGGTGGCGCCGCTGAAGGTCGTCCGCAAGCTCATGTGA
- a CDS encoding MDR family MFS transporter, whose protein sequence is MTAAAAPAARTPYRLSPHDRRVFIGLMLGMLVAAISQTIVGPAMPRIVAELGGMDHYSWVATAAMLVSAITVPVVGKFGDLYGRRGFYLGGIIVFMIGSLICGFSQSFWMLVAGRAVQGLGMGTLMPLSQTIIGDIIPPRQRGKYQGIMGAVFGVTSVAGPLAGGIITDTWGWRWLFFIAVPVGLVAFGVIARFLDLDQHPRHARIDYAGIATLIVALTSLLLATSLGGTSWAWTSTESLGLYGLGLIALVAFIAIERRSEEPVLPLRLFSSRVVTQANIAAFAVSMVMFGAIIYIPVFAQGVIGVDATNSGLILMPLMIGFVGLGIVTGQLITRTGVYRPFMLTGIAVMGVGAWLLTRLDHTATQTQLTLAMVVLGVGLGMVMQQYALVVQNDVARSDLGVATSSVQFFRNVGSTVGIAIFGTIMTSTLAEKIASHLPAGASAEAAEGVDVGSVLDPSALSGMPPAVADAVRQGLAENLHHVFLLFLPILALAFVATALIPAKPLRESNDPAPTMTPEGERETAPAEV, encoded by the coding sequence ATGACCGCCGCCGCCGCGCCCGCGGCCCGCACCCCGTACCGGCTCAGCCCGCACGACCGCCGGGTCTTCATCGGGCTCATGCTCGGCATGCTCGTCGCCGCGATCAGCCAGACCATCGTCGGCCCGGCCATGCCCCGGATCGTCGCCGAGCTCGGCGGCATGGACCACTACAGCTGGGTGGCCACCGCGGCGATGCTCGTCTCGGCGATCACCGTCCCGGTGGTCGGCAAGTTCGGCGACCTCTACGGCCGGCGCGGCTTCTACCTCGGCGGGATCATCGTCTTCATGATCGGCTCGCTGATCTGCGGCTTCTCCCAGAGCTTCTGGATGCTCGTCGCCGGTCGCGCGGTGCAGGGCCTGGGCATGGGCACCCTCATGCCGCTCAGTCAGACGATCATCGGCGACATCATCCCGCCCCGGCAGCGCGGCAAGTACCAGGGCATCATGGGCGCCGTCTTCGGGGTCACCTCGGTCGCCGGGCCGCTGGCCGGAGGGATCATCACCGACACCTGGGGCTGGCGCTGGCTGTTCTTCATCGCCGTCCCGGTCGGGCTCGTCGCCTTCGGCGTCATCGCCCGCTTCCTCGACCTCGACCAGCACCCGCGGCACGCGCGGATCGACTACGCCGGGATCGCCACGCTCATCGTGGCACTCACCTCGCTGCTGCTGGCCACCTCGCTCGGCGGCACCTCGTGGGCATGGACCTCGACCGAGTCGCTCGGCCTCTACGGGCTCGGCCTGATCGCGCTGGTCGCCTTCATCGCCATCGAGCGCCGGTCCGAGGAGCCGGTGCTGCCGCTGCGGCTCTTCTCCAGCCGGGTGGTCACCCAGGCCAACATCGCCGCCTTCGCCGTGTCGATGGTGATGTTCGGCGCGATCATCTACATCCCGGTCTTCGCCCAGGGCGTCATCGGCGTGGACGCCACCAACTCCGGACTGATCCTCATGCCGCTGATGATCGGCTTCGTCGGGCTGGGCATCGTCACCGGCCAGCTCATCACCCGGACCGGGGTCTACCGGCCCTTCATGCTCACCGGCATCGCCGTCATGGGCGTCGGGGCGTGGCTGCTCACCCGGCTGGACCACACCGCCACCCAGACCCAGCTGACGCTGGCCATGGTCGTCCTCGGCGTCGGTCTGGGCATGGTCATGCAGCAGTACGCCCTGGTCGTGCAGAACGACGTCGCCCGCTCCGACCTCGGCGTGGCCACCTCCTCGGTGCAGTTCTTCCGCAACGTCGGCTCGACCGTGGGCATCGCCATCTTCGGCACGATCATGACGAGCACCCTCGCCGAGAAGATCGCCTCGCACCTGCCGGCGGGAGCCTCGGCCGAGGCCGCCGAAGGGGTCGACGTCGGCTCGGTGCTCGACCCCTCCGCGCTGAGCGGGATGCCCCCGGCCGTCGCCGACGCGGTGCGCCAGGGCCTCGCCGAGAACCTGCACCACGTCTTCCTGCTCTTCCTGCCGATCCTCGCGCTGGCCTTCGTGGCCACGGCGCTCATCCCGGCCAAGCCCCTACGGGAGAGCAACGACCCGGCGCCGACGATGACGCCGGAGGGCGAGCGCGAGACGGCCCCGGCCGAGGTGTGA
- a CDS encoding DUF664 domain-containing protein, which yields MATARPGRPPGGTDVPARPRRRDPAYRGYVAQLLESLRASAHGLSDDQARLAPLRSALSVGGLLKHVTFVFGKDVPEAQDPGAPEGWAEAFYGSFVMRPEETLPHVLARFDAMAGSLDATLAGDLDPDEEVEQPPAPWYGITEPSTVRRRYQLVHIVEELARHAGHAEIIREEIDGASAPALVLAVTGRPENPFVTPWTPEDATS from the coding sequence GTGGCGACCGCTCGACCCGGCCGACCACCTGGAGGCACCGATGTACCTGCCCGCCCGCGACGACGAGACCCAGCCTACCGCGGCTACGTCGCCCAGCTGCTGGAGTCGCTGCGCGCCAGCGCCCACGGGCTGAGCGACGACCAGGCGCGGCTCGCACCGCTGCGCAGCGCGCTCTCCGTCGGCGGCCTGCTCAAGCACGTCACCTTCGTCTTCGGCAAGGACGTGCCCGAGGCCCAGGACCCGGGGGCGCCCGAGGGCTGGGCCGAGGCCTTCTACGGCAGCTTCGTCATGCGACCGGAGGAGACCCTGCCGCACGTGCTCGCGCGCTTCGACGCCATGGCCGGGTCGCTCGACGCGACGCTGGCCGGCGACCTCGACCCGGACGAGGAGGTCGAGCAGCCGCCGGCGCCCTGGTACGGGATCACCGAGCCGAGCACCGTGCGACGGCGCTACCAGCTCGTGCACATCGTCGAGGAGCTCGCGCGGCACGCCGGGCACGCCGAAATCATCCGCGAGGAGATCGACGGCGCCTCGGCGCCCGCCCTGGTCCTCGCGGTGACCGGCCGGCCGGAGAACCCCTTCGTCACGCCGTGGACCCCGGAGGACGCCACCTCCTGA
- a CDS encoding VOC family protein, with protein sequence MPVLDQPVVGVSGITVATSDVDSTREAWSRFAGAPEADSLVVGGLVVGVSPARGGPEGLTGVTLSVENVSAFARLLQRRGLRLDGTTLELGGLTWRLAGTTGVHRRRGHDAGDIDGIDHVVVESSDPERAVALYGARLGLDLRLDRTMPRHRMRGLFFRCGQAVLEVITRLDDEGTVRGAPGVPDAFGGLAWRVPDVGVVRDRLMGDGVDVSEVREGRKPGTQVATVHDPELVVPTLLIGAPADGSED encoded by the coding sequence ATGCCTGTGCTCGACCAGCCCGTCGTCGGGGTCAGCGGGATCACCGTGGCGACCTCGGACGTCGACTCCACCCGTGAGGCCTGGAGCCGGTTCGCCGGTGCTCCGGAGGCCGACTCGCTCGTCGTCGGCGGCCTGGTCGTCGGTGTCAGCCCGGCTCGCGGCGGCCCCGAGGGGCTGACCGGGGTCACCCTCTCGGTGGAGAACGTCTCGGCCTTCGCCCGGCTGCTGCAGCGCCGCGGGCTGAGGCTGGACGGGACCACCCTCGAGCTCGGTGGCCTCACCTGGCGCCTCGCCGGGACGACCGGTGTGCACCGGCGACGCGGTCACGACGCCGGGGACATCGACGGGATCGACCATGTCGTCGTCGAGAGCAGCGACCCGGAGCGGGCGGTGGCGCTCTACGGGGCGCGGCTCGGCCTCGACCTGCGCCTGGACCGGACCATGCCCCGGCACCGGATGCGCGGGCTCTTCTTCCGCTGCGGGCAGGCGGTCCTCGAGGTGATCACCCGGCTCGACGACGAGGGCACGGTGCGCGGCGCCCCGGGCGTCCCGGACGCCTTCGGCGGTCTCGCCTGGCGGGTGCCGGACGTCGGCGTGGTGCGGGACCGGCTGATGGGTGACGGGGTGGACGTCTCCGAGGTGCGCGAAGGGCGCAAGCCCGGCACCCAGGTGGCCACCGTCCACGACCCCGAGCTGGTCGTGCCCACCCTGCTCATCGGCGCGCCCGCGGACGGGTCCGAGGACTGA